The Sander lucioperca isolate FBNREF2018 chromosome 15, SLUC_FBN_1.2, whole genome shotgun sequence genome window below encodes:
- the ptpn20 gene encoding tyrosine-protein phosphatase non-receptor type 13 isoform X2, which produces MVPVRKGCKRPRSCRSMLSQITKDRVRTWNVCRMSSTFVTLAEVLEARGGPLQEEEVWSLLLATAESLVDVSYKGQNNMYNIISPTSLLLSATGTLAFKNCGLSDEVSTFTAPEMLQGRASSTKPAIERMQVYSLGMTLYWSVDFHLPQNQPVQLSDHLNSLLLSMCEDLAHRRVNLISILEGCEFQHKATILPPPAQVIRQLVEEVFHESVDHGSLPDSHIPLSGRSQMIRERLHGKRGPLSDFSEGSGEGRRYSTDSDSKSGSLPQRPWRQRPRSSPTPLYQSSLDRLPRGVRHRDSNCSWLGRSPQHDISPKTSGRSHSPSITFSESSLSLSQRKAKALGPEFVRMQDEQHIVLELPGSIVSRKGRSCSSQREVTVVLPNGQYVVVRCDTKSKARDVFDMVVAHANLVEHFYFGLAFIDDDEYFFLDHETKISKIAPDSWKKGQIFSFLVFLRIKFFVDDMSFILHRLTRHQYYLQLRKDLLEDRLYCNEETGLFLAALALQAEFGDYMPELYGKNYYQPEHYVSKRMLEKLALPNVKEELPRLHASHAQLLPEEAETEYLKIAQQLPEYGVMFHRVGREKRTVVGELVLGVCAKGIIVYEIKNHLRTVIRRFLWRETDTISTGRRKLIIECGGPSGKKHSFITESSKIAQYLLNLCSAQHKFHSEMMSRQLNHTMIPDENMDKYMSVYRCRNLDLKRMSCSEGMLHHIGLTSGQPDSLSKSCDNLTAKLEARLRQQREMRREMSRELNKELTETGDLRDMKERQCWSTPESIPRMMSSVSLQKQDSEASSSIRVDTPTRTPPEREIVCVSLKKDPKLGFGFVIVGEDNTGKLDLGIFIASIVPDGPADKDGRIKPGGRLISLNKTSLEGVTFSDAAAILQSSPDEVELIVSQPKYYLKDRMSSLSQSTLGLALERSFGSQTTLSGTEYRPVVEELEEAITLSNMATQKQSRRLHIPVVRIHDAQDMSSRSPSILSLKAGEQFMVELKKKSGSLGISVAGGQNTNVRYGGIYIKSLVLGGAAEQDGRIQIGDRLLEVDGSNMRGVTHHQAVECLKRTGEVVNLLLEREPTVILEPRLDSPCPPLAQSSSHTQHLRTEVSMETTLSGRAKDYSFVTDENTHEVVLKKSLSGLGFSFNISQLHSGPDSGSVVRIKRLFPGQPALESGLLREGDIILSVNKEPVKDLSYQRVLLLLRGAPSEVHLLVCRPGPAVLYDADDNTLSPAFFREVRSQSLDIRLGEDYSQFLKFQYDLKISAPKQSSTHEEDLLNTAEKSLDPHAAPAFPETQESLDGEVQSNENLPSPPRSPPSPTSPISPPSPVSPPSPTSPASPASPACGSPLAPPESQPTTGKLEEQQEVDRKKIKDGKDEEEEDVATTTSSTVMLMDDCPKSASNYVYASGVREEADGSVTYCLMGNGLTIMADEEYLTISSTLEPLLSLPSSLTAHTPTTNLTGLHSQISNSSSSFSSQNPSLDPHIPTTTTSLPLSHSSDTTTTCSLAHPSQPLTTQPPKSKHHPIQQGLLPCHYKAISKNIKPIVPLPQPPDPPLTPITAQVVPSVPPCASPPALTLSPTMLPPPSQSHTQLREEAEKKEREYKYDDYEENEEEEEESRRKGLVKEFELTVVLTKSRNGSFGFTITRSKLDNCYYIQEILDNPAKADGRLRAGDRLVTVNGHDVTNVGDDVAMTILRSSPRRLSMTLGRAVSNLVAPPSCDSLPDIVLYKTPSGQLGIKLTGGIGSKWQGIYCLQVVPGSPASEEGTVQPSDKILYICGRCTLGMTLEDAVKACEIAPRKVKLKILREDQPVNPKAKWNGLFDWKKEKKFFARFEEPVSPEKDSPTEDAETLYGTPGNFRCRSLTQEQDSCIMQVEFTKPEGGGFGFALIGGTNGSMLRVKEICSGGVAEQDGRLRVGDILLEVNGVIVSGLTHSKVVDILRRAEGAVQLTICRDILPLTYSESPTPPNMSAHTEAILAEQPAPVSSPDTCSSPDVMLKRPVERLPVISDPLVNEAGVFVTSPPPPPRRLTVITDDTEIIQESCNSTPSHQACCPSLNVTDMLHGASERKQIVTKLLDRSCKDIRKTQSDGWSSEEEDDDVFDATGREMTSAQTGPPIVSEEELASLALIIPATTSQYSGSRVKALIQILQHQLDQQELVKEFMTLEHLKPSDNCLVGKAPENRDKNRYRDILPYDETRVAIGDNQDYINASYIRMQVGDEEFFYISCQGPLPSTVPAFWQMIWENKSDVIAMMTQEVERGRIKCHKYWPEKLGVPLESGRYQLHLENHQYLEYFHIKVIRMVETETGETHFVRHLKFTHWPDHGVPKSSEQLVRFIRYLRAVHHMGPVTVHCSAGIGRTGVLICTDVLLCLIQNDLPINVSNIVKEMRYQRHGMIQTKEQYLFCYKVWLEVLQGILQLHGNQWQPESPRDHKVV; this is translated from the exons TCTACTGGTCAGTTGATTTTCACCTACCTCAAAATCAG CCAGTCCAATTGAGTGACCATCTAAACAGCCTCCTGCTCAGCATGTGTGAGGACCTGGCCCACCGGAGGGTGAATCTTATCTCCATCCTGGAAGGCTGCGAATTTCAGCATAAAGCCACCATCCTGCCGCCACCCGCCCAAGTCATCAGACAGCTGGTGGAGGAGGTTTTTCACGAATCA GTGGACCATGGCTCTCTGCCAGACAGTCACATCCCTTTGAGTGGCAGGAGTCAGATGATCAGAGAGAGACTTCATG GAAAGAGAGGGCCACTTTCAGACTTCAGCGAAGGCAGTGGTGAAGGGAGAAGATACTCAACGGACTCTGACTCAAAGTCAG GGAGTTTACCTCAGAGACCTTGGAGACAAAGACCAAGGAGCTCTCCCACACCATTGTACCAATCTTCTTTAGACCG ACTCCCTCGTGGGGTCCGTCACAGGGACAGCAACTGCAGTTGGCTTGGTAGGAGCCCCCAACACGACATCTCTCCCAAGACATCGGGCAGATCTCACAGTCCTTCCATCACCTTCAGCGAGTCCTCGCTCAGCCTGAGCCAGAGGAAAGCTAAG GCTTTGGGTCCTGAGTTTGTCAGAATGCAAGACGAACAACACATTGTTCTCGAGCTTCCAGGATCTATTGTG TCCAGAAAGGGCCGTTCGTGTTCGTCTCAGAGAGAAGTGACAGTAGTGCTGCCTAACGGACAGTACGTGGTGGTTCGCTGTGACACTAAGTCCAAAGCAAGAGATGTGTTTGACATGGTGGTGGCTCACGCAAACTTGGTGGAACACTTCTACTTTGGTCTTGCCTTTATAGATG ATGATGAATATTTCTTCTTGGACCATGAAACAAAAATCTCCAAAATTGCACCTGACAGTTGGAAAAAAGGGCAGATTTTCTCCTTTTTGGTGTTTCTTCGAATCAAATTTTTTGTTGATGATATGTCCTTCATTTT GCACAGACTGACTCGTCACCAGTACTACTTACAGCTGCGTAAGGATCTCTTGGAGGACAGGCTTTACTGTAATGAGGAGACAGGCttgtttctggctgctcttgcTCTGCAGGCTGAGTTTGGGGATTACATGCCAGAG CTGTATGGTAAGAATTACTATCAGCCAGAGCATTATGTGTCCAAGAGGATGCTCGAGAAGCTGGCCCTACCCAATGTCAAGGAAGAGTTGCCAAGATTACATGCTAGTCATGCCCAGCTTCTGCCTGAAGAGGCAGAAACAGAGTACCTAAAG ATTGCCCAGCAGTTGCCGGAGTATGGGGTTATGTTCCACCGTgtggggagagagaaaagaacagTGGTGGGAGAGTTGGTTTTGGGAGTCTGTGCCAAAGGAATCATTGTGTACGAGATAAAGAACCACCTCCGGACTGTCATCAGACGCTTCCTTTGGAGGGAAACCGACACCATATCCACTGGG CGTCGTAAACTCATTATAGAGTGTGGTGGGCCCAGTGGGAAAAAGCACAGTTTTATAACAGAAAGCTCAAAAATAGCACAGTACCTTCTGAACCTCTGCTCAGCACAGCACAAGTTCCATAGCGAGATGATGTCCCGTCAACTTAACCACACCATGATACCAG ATGAAAACATGGATAAGTACATGTCTGTCTACCGGTGTCGTAACTTGGACCTAAAGCGGATGTCCTGCTCAGAGGGCATGTTGCACCATATAGGTTTGACATCTGGTCAACCAGACTCCCTCTCCAAGTCCTGTGACAACCTGACTGCCAAGCTGGAGGCGAGGCTGCGCCAGCAGAGGGAGATGAGGAGGGAGATGAGCAGAGAGCTGAACAAGGAGCTCACTGAAACAGGAGACCTCAGAGACATGAAAGAGCGACAGTGTTGGAG CACTCCAGAGTCGATTCCCAGAATGATGTCCAGTGTCTCGCTACAGAAGCAGGACTCTGAAGCCTCTTCTTCAATACGAG TTGATACACCAACCAGGACCccaccagagagagagatagtctGTGTGTCCCTGAAGAAAGATCCCAAACTGGGCTTTG GCTTTGTGATAGTGGGCGAGGACAATACAGGTAAACTTGACCTTGGGATCTTCATTGCTTCCATTGTGCCTGATGGGCCCGCGGACAAAGATGGACGAATCAAACCCG GTGGACGTCTTATCTCCCTAAACAAGACTAGTTTGGAAGGAGTGACATTTAGTGATGCTGCTGCCATCTTACAGAGCAGCCCTGACGAGGTGGAGCTTATTGTGTCCCAGCCTAAAT ACTATCTGAAGGACAGAATGAGTTCCTTAAGTCAAAGTACTCTCGGTTTGGCATTGGAGAGAAGCTTTGGGTCACAGACCACACTGAGTGGCACAGAGTACCGTCCTGTCGTGGAGGAACTGGAGGAGGCCATCACTCTGTCCAACATGGCAACCCAAAAACAGAGCAGGAGGCTTCACATTCCTGTTGTGCGAATCCATGATGCCCAG GATATGTCTTCTAGGTCCCCGTCTATCTTAAGTTTGAAAGCTGGGGAGCAGTTTATGGTGGAGCTGAAGAAAAAAAGTGGTAGTCTTGGCATCAGTGTTGCT GGAGGACAAAACACCAATGTGCGATATGGAGGTATTTACATCAAAAGTTTGGTGCTTGGAGGTGCTGCAGAGCAGGACGGGCGCATTCAGATCG GTGACAGACTGCTGGAGGTTGATGGGTCCAACATGAGGGGCGTGACTCACCACCAAGCTGTCGAGTGCCTGAAGAGGACTGGggag GTGGTGAACCTGCTGTTGGAAAGGGAACCCACAGTGATCTTGGAGCCCAGACTTGACTCACCCTGCCCCCCCTTGGCCCAAAGTTCGTCACATACACAGCACCTAAGGACTGAAGTCTCCATGGAAACGACCTTGAGTGGTCGAGCCAAGGACTACAGCTTTGTGACTGATG AAAACACACATGAAGTGGTGCTGAAGAAGAGTTTGTCTGGCCTCGGCTTCAGCTTTAACATTTCGCAGCTGCACTCGGGTCCAGACAGTGGCAGCGTGGTTCGTATCAAACGTCTGTTCCCGGGTCAACCAGCGCTAGAGAGTGGCCTGCTGCGAGAGGGAGACATCATTCTGTCTGTCAACAAAGAGCCTGTCAAGGACCTTTCTTaccag AGGGTTTTGCTCCTGCTACGTGGAGCTCCATCTGAAGTTCATCTGCTGGTCTGCCGACCAGGTCCTGCAGTACTGTATGATGCAGATGACAACACACTG AGTCCTGCATTCTTCCGTGAGGTTCGATCTCAGTCTCTGGACATCCGACTAGGAGAGGACTACAGCCAGTTCCTTAAGTTTCAATATGATCTCAAAATATCTGCCCCAAAACAGTCATCCACCCATGAGGAAGATCTGCTAAACACAGCAGAGAAAAGCTTGGATCCTCATGCAGCTCCAGCATTCCCGGAGACCCAGGAGAGTCTGGATGGTGAAGTGCAATCCAACGAAAATCTCCCATCTCCTCCTCGCTCACCCCCGTCACCCACCTCACCTATATCACCTCCATCACCAGTCTCGCCACCCTCACCTACCTCCCCAGCATCACCTGCCTCACCTGCCTGCGGCTCTCCCCTGGCTCCACCAGAGTCACAACCAACCACTGGTAAACTAGAGGAACAACAGGAAGTAGATAGGAAAAAGATCAAGGACGGGAAAGacgaagaggaagaagatgttGCAACGACTACAAGCTCAACTGTGATGCTTATGGATGACTGTCCTAAGAGTGCTTCGAACTACGTATATGCCAG TGGAGTCAGAGAGGAGGCAGATGGAAGTGTGACCTACTGCCTGATGGGAAATGGACTGACTATCATGGCAGATGAAGAGTACCTGACCATCAGCTCCACACTGGAGCCTCTTCTCAGCCTTCCCTCCAGTCTGACCGCTCACACTCCAACAACCAACCTCACAGGCCTCCACTCTCAAATCTCCAACAGCTCCTCTAGTTTTAGCTCTCAGAATCCAAGCCTCGACCCTCACATCCCCACTACTACCACCAGCTTGCCCCTCAGCCACTCGTCTGACACCACGACCACTTGCTCCCTGGCTCACCCATCCCAGCCGCTCACAACCCAGCCACCAAAATCCAAGCACCATCCGATCCAGCAGGGGCTTCTTCCATGTCACTACAAAGCCATCTCCAAGAACATTAAGCCTATTGTGCCCCTACCGCAGCCTCCTGATCCCCCATTGACCCCCATTACAGCTCAGGTTGTCCCTTCTGTGCCTCCTTGTGCCAGTCCACCTGCCCTGACGCTGTCCCCCACAATGCTGCCCCCTCCTTCCCAGAGCCATACACAGCTGAGAGAAGAAgcagagaagaaagaaagggaaTACAAGTATGATGATTATGAAgagaatgaggaggaggaggaagagagtcGAAGGAAG GGATTGGTTAAAGAGTTTGAGCTGACAGTGGTTCTGACCAAGTCCAGGAATGGAAGCTTTGGGTTCACCATCACTCGAAGCAAACTGGACAACTGCTACTACATACAGGAAATACTGGACAACCCAGCCAAGGCAGATGGACGACTCAGGGCAGGAGACAGGCTTGTCACa GTAAATGGACATGATGTTACCAATGTGGGAGATGATGTTGCCATGACGATTCTCAGGTCATCTCCGAGAAGACTGAGTATGACCCTGGGGAGGGCTGTGTCCAACCTGGTGGCCCCACCGTCCTGTGACAGCCTGCCTGATATAGTTCTCTACAAGACACCTTCAGGACAGCTGG gtataAAGCTGACAGGAGGCATTGGCAGCAAATGGCAGGGCATCTACTGTCTGCAGGTGGTGCCAGGCTCCCCAGCCAGCGAGGAGGGCACCGTCCAACCCAGTGACAAGATCCTCTACATCTGTGGCAGGTGTACCCTGGGAATGACCCTGGAGGATGCAGTCAAAGCCTGTGAGATCGCCCCTCGTAAAGTCAAGCTTAAAATCCTCAG AGAAGACCAGCCAGTGAACCCCAAAGCTAAGTGGAATG GTCTGTTTgactggaaaaaagaaaagaagttcTTTGCCCGTTTTGAAGAGCCTGTTTCTCCAGAGAAAGACTCTCCTACTGAAGATG CTGAAACCTTGTATGGGACTCCTGGAAATTTCAGATGTCGCTCTCTCACACAAGAACAGGAT AGTTGCATCATGCAAGTGGAGTTCACAAAACCAGAAGGAGGAGGCTTTGGCTTTGCTTTGATTGGGGGAACCAATGGCAGCATGCTCAGAGTGAAGGAAATCTGCTCTGGTGGAGTAGCTGAGCAGGACGGCCGGCTGAGAGTGGGAGATATTCTATTAGAG GTGAACGGTGTGATCGTGTCTGGGCTGACCCACAGTAAGGTGGTGGATATCCTGCGTAGAGCTGAAGGCGCTGTACAGCTCACCATCTGCAGAGACATCCTGCCCCTGACCTACTCCGAGTCACCTACACCACCCAACATGTCTGCTCACACTGAAGCTATTTTAGCCGAGCAGCCGGCTCCTGTGTCCAGCCCTGATACCTGTTCCTCTCCTGACGTCATGCTGAAAAGGCCAGTTGAGCGCCTCCCTG TGATTTCAGACCCTCTAGTCAATGAAGCTGGAGTGTTTGTTACCTCACCACCTCCTCCACCACGCCGACTGACTGTCATAACAGATGACACCGAAATTATACAG GAGAGCTGTAACAGCACCCCTTCTCATCAAGCTTGCTGCCCATCCCTCAATGTCACTGACATGTTGCATGGAGCTTCTGAAAG GAAACAAATTGTGACCAAACTTTTGGACCGGTCCTGCAAAGACATCCGGAAAACCCAGTCAGACGGCTGGAGCAGcgaagaagaagatgatgatgtaTTTGATGCCACTGGTCGGGAAATGACCTCAGCACAAACAG GCCCACCCATAGTATCAGAGGAGGAACTGGCCAGTTTAGCTCTCATTATCCCCGCTACAACCAGCCAGTATTCAGGCTCCAGGGTCAAAGCTCTCATCCAGATTCTGCAGCATCAGCTGGACCAGCAGGAACTGGTCAAAGAGTTCAtg ACTCTGGAACATCTGAAGCCCTCTGACAACTGTCTGGTGGGAAAAGCCCCTGAGAACAGAGATAAGAACCGCTACAGAGACATCCTACCCT ATGATGAAACCCGTGTTGCCATTGGAGACAACCAGGACTACATCAACGCCAGCTACATCCGCATGCAAGTCGGCGATGAAGAGTTCTTCTACATTTCCTGTCAGGGCCCTCTGCCTTCCACAGTTCCGGCCTTCTGGCAGATGATCTGGGAAAACAAATCTGATGTCATTGCCATGATGACCCAAGAAGTAGAACGGGGAAGGATCAAATGTCACAAGTACTGGCCAGAGAAGCTGGGCGTGCCTCTGGAATCCGGCAGGTACCAGCTTCACCTGGAGAACCATCAGTACCTGGAGTACTTCCACATCAAGGTCATCCGCATGGTGGAGACAGAG ACCGGTGAGACACATTTTGTCCGTCACCTGAAGTTCACACACTGGCCTGACCACGGAGTGCCGAAAAGTTCCGAGCAGCTGGTTCGCTTCATCCGCTACCTGAGGGCAGTGCACCATATGGGACCAGTCACTGTGCACTGCAGCGCTGGCATCGGACGCACAGGAGTTCTCATTTGCACTGACGTTCTCCTCTGCCTCATTCAGAACGATTTGCCT ATTAACGTAAGCAACATCGTAAAGGAGATGAGATATCAGCGGCATGGGATGATTCAAACTAAA GAACAGTACTTATTCTGCTACAAAGTCTGGTTGGAGGTCTTACAGGGCATTTTACAACTTCATGGCAACCAATGGCAACCGGAAAGTCCCCGAGACCACAAAGTAGTTTGA
- the ptpn20 gene encoding tyrosine-protein phosphatase non-receptor type 20 isoform X4 — translation MTSAQTGPPIVSEEELASLALIIPATTSQYSGSRVKALIQILQHQLDQQELVKEFMTLEHLKPSDNCLVGKAPENRDKNRYRDILPYDETRVAIGDNQDYINASYIRMQVGDEEFFYISCQGPLPSTVPAFWQMIWENKSDVIAMMTQEVERGRIKCHKYWPEKLGVPLESGRYQLHLENHQYLEYFHIKVIRMVETETGETHFVRHLKFTHWPDHGVPKSSEQLVRFIRYLRAVHHMGPVTVHCSAGIGRTGVLICTDVLLCLIQNDLPINVSNIVKEMRYQRHGMIQTKEQYLFCYKVWLEVLQGILQLHGNQWQPESPRDHKVV, via the exons ATGACCTCAGCACAAACAG GCCCACCCATAGTATCAGAGGAGGAACTGGCCAGTTTAGCTCTCATTATCCCCGCTACAACCAGCCAGTATTCAGGCTCCAGGGTCAAAGCTCTCATCCAGATTCTGCAGCATCAGCTGGACCAGCAGGAACTGGTCAAAGAGTTCAtg ACTCTGGAACATCTGAAGCCCTCTGACAACTGTCTGGTGGGAAAAGCCCCTGAGAACAGAGATAAGAACCGCTACAGAGACATCCTACCCT ATGATGAAACCCGTGTTGCCATTGGAGACAACCAGGACTACATCAACGCCAGCTACATCCGCATGCAAGTCGGCGATGAAGAGTTCTTCTACATTTCCTGTCAGGGCCCTCTGCCTTCCACAGTTCCGGCCTTCTGGCAGATGATCTGGGAAAACAAATCTGATGTCATTGCCATGATGACCCAAGAAGTAGAACGGGGAAGGATCAAATGTCACAAGTACTGGCCAGAGAAGCTGGGCGTGCCTCTGGAATCCGGCAGGTACCAGCTTCACCTGGAGAACCATCAGTACCTGGAGTACTTCCACATCAAGGTCATCCGCATGGTGGAGACAGAG ACCGGTGAGACACATTTTGTCCGTCACCTGAAGTTCACACACTGGCCTGACCACGGAGTGCCGAAAAGTTCCGAGCAGCTGGTTCGCTTCATCCGCTACCTGAGGGCAGTGCACCATATGGGACCAGTCACTGTGCACTGCAGCGCTGGCATCGGACGCACAGGAGTTCTCATTTGCACTGACGTTCTCCTCTGCCTCATTCAGAACGATTTGCCT ATTAACGTAAGCAACATCGTAAAGGAGATGAGATATCAGCGGCATGGGATGATTCAAACTAAA GAACAGTACTTATTCTGCTACAAAGTCTGGTTGGAGGTCTTACAGGGCATTTTACAACTTCATGGCAACCAATGGCAACCGGAAAGTCCCCGAGACCACAAAGTAGTTTGA